CGAGATGAGCGCGGCCATCATCTCGCCCACGGCCGGAGCGAGCTTGAAGCCGTGGCCCGACATGCCGGCCGCCACGAAGAAGCCCTCGAGGTCCGTCTCGTCGAGGATGGGCATCCAGTCCGGCGTGATGTCGAAGGCCCCTGCCCAGCCGCGCGCGTAGCGAGCGTCCGCCATTCGCGGCACCGCTCGGCTCGTGCGTTCGAGGGCCACGCTCGCCTCGTCGAAGGAAGGCTCGGCGCCGAGGAGCTCGGGATCCATGGGGTGCTGGGTCTCGTCGTCGATGAGCGAGCCGGTCAGGGTGAGGCCGCCGGTCTCCGGTCGAAGATAGCTGCCGCCCGCCAGATCCATGTAGACCATGTGGTCGGGACCGAAGCTGGGATCGCGCGCCACGACGAAGACGGGATGACGCCCGATGACGATGGGCAGCTCGATGCCCCCGAGCCGCGCCACGGCAGGCGACCAGAGCCCGGCGGCATTGACCACGACCGGACTCGAGATCTCCTCTCCCGCGGCGGTGACGACGCCCGTGACCCTGCCGCTGGACTGCCGGAGCGATGCCACCTCCGCGCCCTGTTCGATGACGGCACCGCGCCGTCGCGCCGCCTCGGCATAGGCGGCATTGACGGCGGGAGGGTCTCCGTATCCCGAGCCGGGCTCGTGGAGCACGGCCCCGAGCCCGGCGGGGTCGATGCGCCGCTCGAGGCGGTGGAGATCGGCGGGCTCCAGGATCTCGGCGCGGACGCCAAGACCTCGCTGAAGGGCCAGGGTCTTCTCGAGCGCGGGCCGCATGGCGGCGCTGACGCCGATGAGGACCCCGCAGGGCTTGAACCCGGCGTCGCCACCCACGGCTTCCTCGAAATGCTCGAAGACCTCGAGGGAGCGAAGGACCATGCGGGTGGTCTCCGGCGTCGGGTAGAGCTGGCGGATGATGCCGACGGAGCGGCCGGTGCCGCCCGCGCCGACGAAGCGCCGCTCCAGGACGAGGACGCGTCCGAAGCCGGCCCCGGCCAGGTGAAAGGCGAGCGAGCAGCCGGTGACGCCGCCGCCGATGATGACGGCGTCGGCCGCTCTCATGAAGAGTCGAGAAGCCGGACGGGATCGCCCTGACTGATGGTACCGGGCTGCAGCACCTTGGCGTAGACACGGCTCCATCCTGGATGTCGCTTCTGCGACACGCGGGCGAAGTCTCCGCCGAGGAAGCTCGGCCTGATATTGAAGCAGGGGCTCGTGTAGCGGGTGATCTCGATTCTCACGCGCTCACCGAGCTCGAGCACGGCCCCCGGCTGGACCCGCTCCCAGTCGAGGCCCTCAAGGGTCAGGTTCTCCCCGATGGCGCCCGGCGTGATCGTGTGTCCCTCGACCTGGAGGGCCCGGATCTGCTCGAGAGAGAAGATGCAGAGGGCCCGCTCGGGGCCCCCATGGTGCTCGAGGTCTCGGTGACCGTCGCCCTCGAGCCCATTCGCGATCACCCGGGCGGAGGCCACCGGGAGCTTGGGGACTCCCCCGGGGGAAATATTGATCTGGACCACTCGGCCTTTGCTGCTCAAGGTGAGGCCTCCCCGGTCAGGGCTTCGCGGGCCCTCGCCGTATCATGCGCTTGATCACGGCCTCGAGGACGATCTCGCCGCGCTGGTTGAGCACCTCGTGCCGATAGGTCACGATACCGCGGTCGGGCTTCTTGGTCTCGCGCTTCTCGGTGATGACCACGCGCACGCGGAGGGTATCGCCCACGAGCACGGGGGCCACGATCTTGATCTCGCTGCCCAGGTACGACATGCCCGTGCCGTGGATGAGGCCCGTCTGGATGACGAGCCCCTCCGAGAGGCAGAAGGTGAAAGCGCCGGGGGCGGGCCGGCCCTTGAAGACCGAGGAGCTCTGGACGAACTCCATGTCGTAGAAGAGCGGCTCGATGAAGCCGCAGAGGTTGACGAAGGCGCAGATATCAGCCTCGGTCACCGTGCGCCCCGTCGTCTCGTAGGTGGCGCCAGCCTCGTGCTCCTCGTAGGTCAGTCCGTGCGTGCGCATGTCGCGTCTCCTCACGCTTCGCCGAGATAGGCCCGGCGAACTTCGGGGTTGTCGGCGAGGTCCTTCGCGGAGCCCTCGAGGACGATGCCGCCCGTCTCCAGGACATAGCCGCGGCCGGCGATGGACAGCGCCATGGCCGCGTTCTGCTCCACGAGCAGGATGGTCACGCCCTGCTTGTTGATGGCGAGGACGGTCTCGAAGATCTGCTCCACCAGGACGGGGGCGAGGCCCATGGAGGGCTCGTCGAGCAGGAGGAGGGTGGGGCGGGCCATCAAGGCGCGGCCGATGGCGAGCATCTGCTGCTCGCCGCCCGAGAGCGTGCCCGCGACCTGGGCGCGCCGCTCCTGGAGGCGCGCGAAGATCGAGAAGACACGGTCCATGTCCTCTCGCACGCCGGCATCCCGGCGCGTGAAGGCGCCCATCTCGAGGTTCTCGAGGACGGTGAGCCGATTGAAGATGCGCCGGCCCTCGGGCACGTGGGTGATGCCCCGGTGCACGATGGCATGAGAGGCAACGCCGAGGAGCGACTGACCCTGGAAGAGGATATCGCCCTCGCGCGGGTGCAGGAGCCCCGAGAGGGCGCGGAGGGTCGTCGTCTTGCCCGCGCCGTTGCTGCCGAGGAGGGTGACAATTTCCCCCTCGCGCACCTCGAAGGAGACGCCCCGCAGGGCGCGGATCTCGCCGTAGGAGACGTGGAGCTCCCGCACCTCAAGCACGGCCGCCCCCTGCCGCGGGCGTCCACTTTCGCCGCCCCAGATACGCCTCGATCACGCGCGGGTCCTTCTGTACCTCGACGGCCCGTCCCTCGGCGATCTTCTCGCCGTAGTCGAGGACGGTGACGTGATCCGAGACTTCCATGACCACGCGCATGTTGTGCTCGATGAGCAGGATGGTCAGACCGAGGTCGGCGATGAGGCGGCGCAGGAGGGCCATGAGACTCCGCGCCTCGCCCTGGGTCATGCCCGCCGTGGGCTCGTCGAGGAGCAGCAGGGCGGGCCGGGAGGCGAGGGCGCGGCCGATCTCGAGACGGCGCTGGTCACCATAGGGCAAGTTGCGGGCGATCTCGTTGGCCCGGCCGCGCAGCCCGACGACGTCGAGCAGCTCCGCCGCCCGCGCCCAGAGGGCCCCCTCCTCCGTCTTGAAGCGCCGGTTTCGCGACAGCGCGCTCCAGAAGCCCGTGCCCACCCGCGCGTGCATGCCCACGAGGACGTTCTCCACCGCCGTCATGTTGCGAAAGAGGCGGATGTTCTGGAAGGTGCGGCAGATGCCGAGCGCGGTGATCTGATCGGAGCGGAGGCCCAGGAGAGGAGCGCCCCGGAAGCTCACCGTTCCCTCCTCGGGCACGTAGAGGCCGGTGAAGACATTGAAGAACGTGGTCTTGCCGGCGCCGTTCGGCCCGATGATGGAGGCGATGCGGCCTTCCTCGAGGATGAAATCGACCTTGTTCAGGGCGATCAGCCCGCCGAATCGCTTGGTGATGCCGCGCGCCTCGAGAAGCGCCGTCATCTCAGGGCTCCACCGGCTCCTGGAGCTCGCGCGTGCGGCGCCGCGCGGGCAGGATCCCCTGCGGCCGGAAGATCATCATGAGCACGAGGATGAGGCCGAAGACCATGCGCTCGTACTTCGCCGGCTCGAGCTGGGTGGGCAGGTTGGCGAGGCTGTAGCCGAAGATCGTCACGCCGGCATTGCGCAGCTCGTTGAGCCAGAGGGAGAGGCCCTTGAGGACCTGGAGGTTCAGCACGGTGACCACGGCCGCGCCCAGGATGGCCCCGGGGATGGAGCCCATGCCGCCCAGGATGATCATGGCGAGCACGCCGATGGACTCCATGAAGGTGAAGGACTCCGGGTTGACGAAGACCTGCTTGGCCGCGAAGAGCACGCCCACGGCGCCCGCGAAGGACGCGCCACAGGCGAAGGCCAGGAGCTTCATGCGCACGAGCGGCACGCCCATGGCCTGGGCGGCCGTCTGGTCCTCGCGGATCGCTTCCCACGCGCGGCCGATGTGCGAGTCCTCCAGCCGGCGGTTGACGAGCACGGTGACGCCGACGATGAGCAGCACGAGGGCGTAGAGGTAGAGCGGATAGATGACGTTCGGGTTCGGGTCGATCCCGAGCGCCTGCAGGAGCGGGGCGAAGAAGATGGGCGGTCGCCCGATGGGCGTGATGCCCTTGGGCCCATTGGTGATGTTGATCGGCTTGTCGAGATTGTTGGCGAGCACGCGGATCACCTCGCCAAACCCCAGCGTCACCAAGGCGAGGTAGTCGCCGTGCAGTCGCAGCACGGGGAGGCCGAGCAGGATTCCCGCTCCCGCGGCCACGCCGACCCCCACGAGGAGGAAGGCGAAGAACCACCACGGGGGCAGCGGGAAGGCATTGCCGCCGAAGATCAGGTTGGCCTGGGGCGAGCCGAAGATCGCCCAGGAGTAGGCGCCCACGGCGAAGAAGGCGACATAGCCGAGGTCCAGGAGCCCAGCCAGCCCCACCACGATGTTGAGCCCGAGGGCGAGCGCCGCGAAGATCCCCACCTGGATCGCGATCTCCATGTAATAGGCATTGATGGTCCCGAGCACGGGCATGAGCACGCCGAGAGCGACCACCGTGAGCGAGACCTTGAGCCAGCGGGGTATGCGCGCGAAGTACAGGAGGAAGATCGAGGCCTGGAAGAGCATGAAGACCACGATGGAGCGCGGAAACCTCGCCACGCCCAACGCGGTGACGGCGAGCAGCATGGCCACGAGGATCGTTGCCGGCACGGGGCGGTCGAGCAGCGACTTGATCATTTGTCAGGCCCGCTCCCTGACGATCTCGCCGAGGATGCCCTTGGGCCGGAAGATCAGGATGAGGATCAGGATCGAGAAGGCGAAGATGTCCTTGTACTCGGCCCCGAAGGCCCCACCCGTCAGGAGGGAGAGGTAGGCGGCCGCGAAAGACTCGAGCAAACCCAGCACGAGCCCCCCGAGCATGGCCCCCGGGATGTTCCCGATGCCTCCGAGCACGGCCGCGGTGAAGGCCTTGAGCCCCGGGATGAAGCCCGTGTACGGGTTGATCAGGCTGTACTGGACGCCGAAGAGCACGCCCGCCCCGCCGCCCATGGCCCCGCCGATCAGGAAGGTGAGGGAGATGATGCGGTTGACGTTGATACCCATGAGGCTGGCCGCGGCCTGGTCCTCGGCGACGGCGCGGATAGCCTTGCCGATCTTCGTCCGGTTGACGAGGTTGTGCAGGCCCCAGAGCATGAGGAGGGCGGCCACGATGACCACGAGCGACTTCACGGAGACGTCGATGGTGTGGGTCAGCTCGAAGCGGTGGTTGAGCGCGTCCATGGACGGGTAGACGAGGTTGAAGGCGTTGCGCCAGATCGACTCCACGAGGCGGATGGCGTCCTGGAGGAAGAAGGAGACGCCGATGGCGGAGATGAGGGGGATCAAGCGGGGGGCGTGGCGGAGAGGGCGGTAGGCCGTGCGTTCGACGACGACGGCGAGAAGCCCGGAGGCGGCCATGCCCACCAGCAAGACCACCACGAGCACGACGACCCAGGGGAGAACGTCGAGCCAGCCGGCCGCCTTGAAGGTCAGGAGCAGCTCCACGCCCACGAAGGCGCCCACGATGAAGATCTCGGAATGCGCGAAGTTGATGAACTCGAGGACGCCGTAGACCATGGTGTAGCCGAGGGCGATGAGGGCGTACATGAAGCCCAGGGTGATGCCATCGAGGAGGACCTGCGGGAAGATGCCGATCAGGAGCTCATAGTCCATCGGCACGGGGTCCCACGGAGGGTAGCGCGGGAAGGGCGGCTCGCCGCCCTTCCCGCTGACGACGGCGCCGAACCGCTACTTTTTGGCCGCGGGCGGCGCGATGGTGAGCTGCTTGACGATCTTGTTGTCGCCCCACTTTGCCGGGTCGTCGCTGGCCACCGTCAGCACGAAGTACTGGGCCTTGAGCCGATCACCCTTGCTGTCGAAAGCGATGTCCCCGGTGATCCCGGCCAGCTTGGCCTTGCGGACGGCCGCCGCCACGTCCTCGCGGGTGACCTTGCCGCCCTTGGCCGCGTCCTCGATGGCCTTGATGGCGATGGTCGTCGCGTCGTAGGCCTCCGCGGCATAGGGCTCGGGGTTCTTGCCGAACTTCTTCTTGTACTCGTCCACGAAGGCCTTGGCCTTGGGCAGGGCCGAGGCGGGGCCCGCCGCCGAGGTGTAGGCCATGCCCACCACCGCCTTGCCCGCGATCTTCGTCAGGTCGGAGGAGTCCATGCCGTCCGGGCCCATGAACTTGGACTTGACGCCCTTCTCGCGCGCCTGCTTGAAGAACGGCGCCGCCTGATCGTAGATGCCGCCGAAGTAGATGATGTCAGGGTTCTTGGCCTTGATGGGCGTGAGGATGGCGTCGAAGTTCGACTTCTCCTCGGTGCCCTCGAAGGCCACCACCTTGATGCCCTTCTTCTCCGCATCGGCCTTGAAGAACTCGGCGATGCTCTGCCCGTACTGCGTCTTGTCATGGACGATGGCGGCGCTCTTGACCTTCAAGGAGTGGGCGTACTCGGAGCCGACCACGCCCTGCACGTCGTCGCGGCCGCACACGCGGTTGACGCTGGGGTAGTTGCGATCGGTGACCACGGGGTTGGTGTTGGCCGGCGAGATCATGACCACGCCGACTTCCTTGTAGACCTCGGACGAGGGAATGGCCACGCCCGAGTTCAAGTGGCCGATCACGGCCATGATGTCCTTGTCGGCGATGATGTTCTTGGCGTTGGCGACCCCCACGTCGGGCTTGGCCTGATCGTCGAAGGGCACGAGCTCGACCTTGTAGCCCATCTTCTCGAGGTTGCCCTTGAGCTTCTCGACGGCCAGCTGCGTACCGAGCTTGATCCCCTCGCCGAGAGCCGCCTGGCCGCCCGACAGCGGGCTCTGCGTGGCGATCTTGATGGTGCCCTTGGACTGGGCATCCGCGGGCGCGGCGCCGGGCAGCACCAGTGCCGCGACGGCCAGCGCGCTCAGCAGGTGGCGGAATCGCAGGGTCTTCATTCGGTGTCCTCCTCGGTGCGGGTCGGCCTTCAAGCGGGTCGGCCCGCGGTGCGGGTCGACCGGTTGACAAGCGGCGCCATTATAGCGGGTTTGCGAGGGAGGTCAACGGTCCGTGCGGGCCGCGGCCTTGGTGCGCATGGCCGTCATGGCGTCGAGCTGGCGTCGTGCCTCGGCGTCGGCGGGGGAGACGAGCAGCGTCTCCTGCAAGAGCGCCATGGCCTGGATCGTGCGGCCGGCCTCGCGCTCGGCCTCCGCGACCCGGAGCAATGCCGTCGCGTAGTCGCGGCCGAGATTCGCGAAGTACGGGTCCTGGGCCCAGGCGCGGCGGAAATACGGAAGCGATTCAGTCAGGCGACCGGTCTGGGCATACAGCGCTCCCATGTTGGCGAGGGCGCCCGTGAGGTTCGGGTCGAGCGTGAGGGCCTGGCGCAGCATCGCCTCCGCCTCGACGTCCTTGCGCTGGCCGTGGAGCGCCGTGGCGATATTGTTGGCCACGGTCGCGCGGGTGGGCCTGAGCTGAAGGGCCCGCCGGTACGCGGACTCCGCCTCGGGATGCCGCTTCTGCGCGGTCAGGGACGTCCCGAAATTATTCCAGCACACGGCACACTCGGGGTCTATCTCGACGGCCCAGCGCCAGAGGGTCTCGGAGTCCTGCCAGATCTTGCTCTGGTCCCAGGTCGCCACGCCCAGCATCAAGACGAGCACGGCGGCCCCCAGCGCGATGCTTCGCACGATCACGGGGCCTAGGCGGAGCCGGAGGTCAGCGGAGAGGAGGCGCATGAGCCCGCCCCCCAGCAGCAAGGCCAGGCCCAGCCCCGAGAGATAGCTGTAGCGGTCGTGGGCCAGCTGATGGCCCGAGTGCACGGCTCCGCTGATGGGCAGGAGCATCACGACGGAGAAGGTCCAGGCCGCGAGACCGGCCGGCCACCGGCGCCGCAACGCGATGAGGGCCGTCGTGATCAGGACGAAAGCGATCATGGGGACCACGAAGCGGATGGAGAGGGGATCGAGCCGCGACGGCAGCTCGTACAACGGGATGAGCTGCACGGGCCAGAGCCAGCGCGCCGGATAGAACATGAGGGCGTAGGCGGTCATGGCGATACGCGCGCCCACGCCGTAGCTCTCGTAGCCCGTGACGCCGGTGCCCTTGAGCACGACGGTGAGAGCGAGGAGAGCCCCCGCCGCCCCGATCACGGCCCAGGGCAGCTTTTCCAGGAGGCAGCGGCGCCAGCCGAGCCGTCGGATCCGCCCCAGCGGATAGGCGTCGAGGAGGAGAAGGACGGCGGGCAAGGGCATGGCCGATGCCTTGGAGAGGAGCGCCGCCGCGAAGGCCAGCAGGGAGAGCGCTCTCCACGCGGGCTGGATGGTCTCCGCGGCGACGGCTCGAAGATAGGCCAGGGCCGAGAGCAGAAAGAAGAAGCTGGAGAGCACGTCCTTTCGCTCGGTGATCCACACGACGGATTCCACGCGAAGCGGGTGGACGGCGAAGAGCAGGGCGGCGAAGGCCGCGCCGAAGTCCGCCGGCCCCGGTGAAGCGACCTCGTCCGAGGTGTCGGGCGAGCGTGCCGCCCTCAGGAGCCGACGCGCTATCCAGTAGACGGCCACCGCATTGGCCGCGTGGAGGAGGAGGTTGAGAACGTGGTAGCCGCGGGGCTTGAGCCCGCCCAGCGCGAAGTTCAAGCCGAAGCTCATCCACGTCAGCGGGATGTAGTGGCCCAGGACGGCGCTCGTCCACATCCACTCGAGCTGCGCGCGGCCGAGCCCGTGGACGCCTTGGTTGTTGACGACATTGTCGTAGTCGTCCCAGTTGACGAAGTCTCCGCCCAGGCCCGGCCAGAAGGTCAGGAAGGCGACGGCGAAGACGAGGGCGGGGAGGAGGGCGCGGCGCGCGTGGGTCATCGAGCGGGCGGCCGCCCCGCCTGGAGGCGCGCCTGAGCGAGCAGGAACCGGGTGGCCTCCGATCCGCCGTCGAGGGTGAGGGCCCGCTCGAGAACGGGCACCGCCTCGGCGCCCCGGCCGCGCTCCACGAGCGCCTGGCCGAGATTGCGGTGCGTATCGGAGTCCTGGGTCAGGATCTGGGAGGCCGCGGTGAGCAGGGGCACCGCCTCGTCGAGCCTGCCCTGTCGCGCGAGCTCGATGCCATGGTTGCGTAAAGCATAGCCCAGATTGCGCTGGAGACCAGCAAACGCCGGCTGCGTGGCCACAGCCTTGCGCAGCAATGGCAAGGCTTCGGCATAGCGCCCCTGTCTGGCCAGCAGCGCGCCGAGGTTGGCCGCGGGTCCGACCTGATTGGGGGCCAGCCTCAGGGCTTGACGGAAGGCCTCTTCGGCCTGGGCCGTCAGTCCGCGGTGCGTCAGGATGACGCCCAGGGTGTCGTACGAGGTGAAGTGATCGGCGCGCAGCTCGATGGCGTGGCGCACGAGCGCTTCTGCCCTGTCGATCATGGCCGGCGAGAGCTCTGGGCGCCGCACGATGGCCGCGGCGAGATTATTGGCGCAGACGACGCAGTCCGCGTCCAGGGCCACCGCGCGCTCCCAGAGCGAGTCGGAGTCGCGCCATATCCAGGTTTGCGCCCAGCTG
The genomic region above belongs to Candidatus Methylomirabilota bacterium and contains:
- a CDS encoding ABC transporter ATP-binding protein, coding for MTALLEARGITKRFGGLIALNKVDFILEEGRIASIIGPNGAGKTTFFNVFTGLYVPEEGTVSFRGAPLLGLRSDQITALGICRTFQNIRLFRNMTAVENVLVGMHARVGTGFWSALSRNRRFKTEEGALWARAAELLDVVGLRGRANEIARNLPYGDQRRLEIGRALASRPALLLLDEPTAGMTQGEARSLMALLRRLIADLGLTILLIEHNMRVVMEVSDHVTVLDYGEKIAEGRAVEVQKDPRVIEAYLGRRKWTPAAGGGRA
- a CDS encoding MaoC/PaaZ C-terminal domain-containing protein; translation: MRTHGLTYEEHEAGATYETTGRTVTEADICAFVNLCGFIEPLFYDMEFVQSSSVFKGRPAPGAFTFCLSEGLVIQTGLIHGTGMSYLGSEIKIVAPVLVGDTLRVRVVITEKRETKKPDRGIVTYRHEVLNQRGEIVLEAVIKRMIRRGPAKP
- a CDS encoding branched-chain amino acid ABC transporter substrate-binding protein, which translates into the protein MKTLRFRHLLSALAVAALVLPGAAPADAQSKGTIKIATQSPLSGGQAALGEGIKLGTQLAVEKLKGNLEKMGYKVELVPFDDQAKPDVGVANAKNIIADKDIMAVIGHLNSGVAIPSSEVYKEVGVVMISPANTNPVVTDRNYPSVNRVCGRDDVQGVVGSEYAHSLKVKSAAIVHDKTQYGQSIAEFFKADAEKKGIKVVAFEGTEEKSNFDAILTPIKAKNPDIIYFGGIYDQAAPFFKQAREKGVKSKFMGPDGMDSSDLTKIAGKAVVGMAYTSAAGPASALPKAKAFVDEYKKKFGKNPEPYAAEAYDATTIAIKAIEDAAKGGKVTREDVAAAVRKAKLAGITGDIAFDSKGDRLKAQYFVLTVASDDPAKWGDNKIVKQLTIAPPAAKK
- a CDS encoding tetratricopeptide repeat protein; translated protein: MTHARRALLPALVFAVAFLTFWPGLGGDFVNWDDYDNVVNNQGVHGLGRAQLEWMWTSAVLGHYIPLTWMSFGLNFALGGLKPRGYHVLNLLLHAANAVAVYWIARRLLRAARSPDTSDEVASPGPADFGAAFAALLFAVHPLRVESVVWITERKDVLSSFFFLLSALAYLRAVAAETIQPAWRALSLLAFAAALLSKASAMPLPAVLLLLDAYPLGRIRRLGWRRCLLEKLPWAVIGAAGALLALTVVLKGTGVTGYESYGVGARIAMTAYALMFYPARWLWPVQLIPLYELPSRLDPLSIRFVVPMIAFVLITTALIALRRRWPAGLAAWTFSVVMLLPISGAVHSGHQLAHDRYSYLSGLGLALLLGGGLMRLLSADLRLRLGPVIVRSIALGAAVLVLMLGVATWDQSKIWQDSETLWRWAVEIDPECAVCWNNFGTSLTAQKRHPEAESAYRRALQLRPTRATVANNIATALHGQRKDVEAEAMLRQALTLDPNLTGALANMGALYAQTGRLTESLPYFRRAWAQDPYFANLGRDYATALLRVAEAEREAGRTIQAMALLQETLLVSPADAEARRQLDAMTAMRTKAAARTDR
- a CDS encoding branched-chain amino acid ABC transporter permease — translated: MIKSLLDRPVPATILVAMLLAVTALGVARFPRSIVVFMLFQASIFLLYFARIPRWLKVSLTVVALGVLMPVLGTINAYYMEIAIQVGIFAALALGLNIVVGLAGLLDLGYVAFFAVGAYSWAIFGSPQANLIFGGNAFPLPPWWFFAFLLVGVGVAAGAGILLGLPVLRLHGDYLALVTLGFGEVIRVLANNLDKPINITNGPKGITPIGRPPIFFAPLLQALGIDPNPNVIYPLYLYALVLLIVGVTVLVNRRLEDSHIGRAWEAIREDQTAAQAMGVPLVRMKLLAFACGASFAGAVGVLFAAKQVFVNPESFTFMESIGVLAMIILGGMGSIPGAILGAAVVTVLNLQVLKGLSLWLNELRNAGVTIFGYSLANLPTQLEPAKYERMVFGLILVLMMIFRPQGILPARRRTRELQEPVEP
- a CDS encoding MOSC domain-containing protein, translating into MSSKGRVVQINISPGGVPKLPVASARVIANGLEGDGHRDLEHHGGPERALCIFSLEQIRALQVEGHTITPGAIGENLTLEGLDWERVQPGAVLELGERVRIEITRYTSPCFNIRPSFLGGDFARVSQKRHPGWSRVYAKVLQPGTISQGDPVRLLDSS
- a CDS encoding FAD-dependent oxidoreductase, encoding MRAADAVIIGGGVTGCSLAFHLAGAGFGRVLVLERRFVGAGGTGRSVGIIRQLYPTPETTRMVLRSLEVFEHFEEAVGGDAGFKPCGVLIGVSAAMRPALEKTLALQRGLGVRAEILEPADLHRLERRIDPAGLGAVLHEPGSGYGDPPAVNAAYAEAARRRGAVIEQGAEVASLRQSSGRVTGVVTAAGEEISSPVVVNAAGLWSPAVARLGGIELPIVIGRHPVFVVARDPSFGPDHMVYMDLAGGSYLRPETGGLTLTGSLIDDETQHPMDPELLGAEPSFDEASVALERTSRAVPRMADARYARGWAGAFDITPDWMPILDETDLEGFFVAAGMSGHGFKLAPAVGEMMAALIS
- a CDS encoding branched-chain amino acid ABC transporter permease, with the translated sequence MDYELLIGIFPQVLLDGITLGFMYALIALGYTMVYGVLEFINFAHSEIFIVGAFVGVELLLTFKAAGWLDVLPWVVVLVVVLLVGMAASGLLAVVVERTAYRPLRHAPRLIPLISAIGVSFFLQDAIRLVESIWRNAFNLVYPSMDALNHRFELTHTIDVSVKSLVVIVAALLMLWGLHNLVNRTKIGKAIRAVAEDQAAASLMGINVNRIISLTFLIGGAMGGGAGVLFGVQYSLINPYTGFIPGLKAFTAAVLGGIGNIPGAMLGGLVLGLLESFAAAYLSLLTGGAFGAEYKDIFAFSILILILIFRPKGILGEIVRERA
- a CDS encoding ABC transporter ATP-binding protein, producing the protein MLEVRELHVSYGEIRALRGVSFEVREGEIVTLLGSNGAGKTTTLRALSGLLHPREGDILFQGQSLLGVASHAIVHRGITHVPEGRRIFNRLTVLENLEMGAFTRRDAGVREDMDRVFSIFARLQERRAQVAGTLSGGEQQMLAIGRALMARPTLLLLDEPSMGLAPVLVEQIFETVLAINKQGVTILLVEQNAAMALSIAGRGYVLETGGIVLEGSAKDLADNPEVRRAYLGEA